The genomic stretch ATTAAGCTATGTTATCGCCTCACGCGCCGCCTGTTCAACCACctctcctcgccctcatcgAAGCGCTCGCGTGATAAGAAAAAGGGCGTCTGGAGCTCCATCGCCAATGCTTCCGACTTTACAGAGCTATGTGAGCTCTACGGATACTACTGCGAGGAGCACATTGTGCAGACGGGGGATGGATACCTCTTGGGTCTGCACCGATTGGGATGGCGACAGGGGGAGGAAGATGTTCGGGTCAACAGCGGAGACAAGGGCAAGAgtgtgaagaagaaggtCGTCTACCTGCATCACGGCCTCATGATGAACAGTGAGGTCTGGGTGTGTCTGACGGATAAGGAGCGATGCTTGCCCTTTGAGCTCGTCGAGCGCGGCTACGACGTCTGGCTCGGAAACAACCGCGGAAACAAGTACTCGAAGAAGAGCATACATCATCCACCGACCTCAAGCGCCTTTTGGAACTTTAGTATGGACCAATTTGCTTTTCACGACATCCCCGACTCGATCTCGTACATTCTGGAAACGACTCACCAGCCCTCTTTGTCATACATTGGCTTCTCGCAAGGCACGGCGCAGGCTTTTGCGACGCTATCGATACACCCAACATTGAACGAGAAGGTGGACGTGTTTATTGCTCTGGCGCCAGCCATGTCGCCAAAGGGTGTTGCGTCTGGCATTGTCGACTCCTTTGTCAAGGCCTCCCCGGACATTCTATACCTGGCTTTTGGTCGCAAGACTATCCTCCCTTCCGCGACTATGTGGCAGTCAATCCTATACCCACCCATCTTTGTTCGCATGATTGACAGTTCCCTACGGTTCCTTTTCAACTGGACGGCTGTCAACATCACGGCGGAGCAAAAGCTTGCAGCCTACCCACATCTCTACTCGTACAGTTCAACCAAGAGCGTAGTTCATTGGTTTCAAATCATCCGCAACGGCACGTTCCAGATGTACGATGATGAGGCGCCGAACCCAATCATCTCGAACCGGTCCAAGTACTACAAGGTCGCCAAGTTCCCTACCAAGAATATCAAGACACCAATCGTACTCGTATATGGAGGATCCGACAGTCTTGTCGACATTGCCGTGATGCTCAAGGAGCTTCCTCCTCACACCATCGCAAAGGAGATCCCGCATTACGAGCATCTCGACTTCCTGTGGGCTGAGTCGGTCAACACCCTCGTCTTCCCACATGTCTTCGAGGCGCTAGACGAGTTTGCGAGTTCAGATACACCAGAAGGCCAGAAAGAGCGGCGGTGGCGATCACCAGGGCGACCCCGGAGTCTCCTGCCACCTGGGCCAGACAAcgaggatgatgatggaGGAGACGAAAGTGCAACGGGACCACCAGTTTTTCGAGCAAGAAAGATATCACAGAACCGACGACCAATGTCTTATAGCGGCACACCAAGGGATGATAACTTTGCAACACGACCCAGCCCTTCCAACAGAATGTCATATCCTTCCTATCAGCCCCCCACGGAAGAAAAACCTTCACCGAGTCGCGGCAGAGTCATGTCCCCGCCCCCTGTCAACCGAATATCTAGTATATCCTTCGGCTCTCCTAGCGCTACGGGCGGTGACTCCCAAATCACAGCTCAAACCACCACCTCGCGACCAGAAGGGTGGTGGTCGTCGGATGAGGTTGCTGGCACCGACCCGTCTTATCCAACCACACCCGCTAACCCAAGTCCAGCCAGAAGACGATCCAGTTTCAACAGCCACGAAAGTGCGAAGAGCATGACGGGGAAGTTTGGAGCTACGGGTATCACGCTTGGCGCTGGAAAGGCTATTAGTGCCGTTTCGCCGGGTGAGGGCCGTGGCGAGGGAAGCGGGGGCAAGAATGATAGAGAGAGGTTGATAGAGAATGACAGGAAACACAGGAGGAACGTGTTGAGGAAGAAACCTCCAGTCACCACCTGAGGCAGTGGTAGCATGAATTGCGCCAAGACCCAATATGGGTCATCCACCGTCGTTGTAGCATGTGCTCCCGAATCTGTATGATGGGGTGCCCCCTGCGTCCCAATAGCTTCATTAACAACCAGAAGACGGGCTCGAGGGATTCTGCCAGAAGTGCATCTTCGGCATTTTAGAAACACTATTCATTTCAATCTGTGCCAAGTCGCTGTTTTCCCACCTCGAACCACCCCCATCCCTCTTCCATATGCTGCTCGGCACTCTATTGCCGTGCACCATGCCATTTGCACACGCTATTTTCCTAATTGACATGCGAACACACCGTTCGGCATAACTCTTACAATTGTCAATAAACCCTACAGTGCACGGTCACCAGATGATCACCAACGCCAGTTGAGCacccccaccaccaccacaacacAACTTCAACGCGTCATAACTCAACCAATATGGATCCGATTCAAGAAGCGATTGCAGAAATCGAATCACGCGAACCAGGAGATGAATTCTCGTACCAAGCAATTGCTAAAAAGTATGGTGTAGGACGTATGACGCTGATGAGACGGCACAAGGGCGAAACCGAGGCCTATGGCGTGCGCCAGCTCTCCCTCCATCCACAACACGAAACCGAGCTTGTAAAGTACATACAGACACTTACTGAACGACGTTTGCCACCTACGAGGTTAATGATACAACGCTTTGCTTCATCTTTGGCTGGAAAAGCGGTTTCAGAAACCTGGGTTTCCCGGTTCCTCCGCCGGCATCCCAACCATCTCATCTCTGCCTACAGCAAGGGGATGAGCAAACAACGGTGCAAAGCCGATTCAGGAGCCAGGTACAGCTTGTATTTCAAGCTTCTCCTTGATAAGATTGAGGAGTACAACATCTCGCCCACCCATATATtcaatatggatgagaaggggTTTCAACTTGGAAGGATTGGCAGAACAAAGCGTATCTTCTCCAAGGCACTCTACGATCAAAAGGGGGTACGCCAAGCACTTGAGGATGGCTCAACTGAGTGGATAACAGTGCTGGCTTGTATCTGTTCAGATGGCTCAGTTCTGAGTCCTTCACTCATCTTCAAGGGAGCCAATGGAGCTGTTCAATCAAGCTGGGTTGATGCTATACAAGTAGGGGAGCACTCGGTCTTTACTACGTCGTCTCCCTCTGGCTGGAGCAACAACGATATTGGGTTAGCTTGGCTCAAAGAGGTGTTTGAGAGAGAAACCAGACGGCATGCTTCAACTGGGTATCGATTACTActccttgacggccatggaTCCCATGTTACTATGGACTTTATCAATTACTGCAACGACCACAAGATCCTATTAGCTGTATACCCACCTCACGCTACCCATACGCTTCAACCGCTTGACGTTGTGATGTTTAAACCTCTCGCGAACGCTTACTCAACTGAGTTGGCTGAATACCTTCAAGACAGCCAAGGGTTACTTAATATATCtaaaggagacttcttcccgctcttctggagGGCTTGGAGTAAGACTTTCAAACCTCTACTCATCAAGAGGTCCTTTGAAGCAACTGGTATACACCCACCCAACCCAGAGGTTGTACTCAAAAAGTTTGCCAAGGAGGCATCAGATTCAGAAGAGAGCTCAACCTCTGTACTCTCCGGGGAGGATTGGCTCAAGCTCAAGTCAATTGTACGCCGTGAGGTGAGGGATCAGAGCAACAAGGACGTCAAGAAGCTTCAACGAAGTTTGCACCACATTGCAGCTCAAAATACACTCCTCCGCGGCGAGGTCAGAGGTCTCAGAAACTCCCTAGCCATCAAGAAGAGACGGGATAACAAGTCATACACCCTACAGCTTGATAACCATCCTGAGTATCATGGGGGAGCTATTTTGTGGTCACCCAAGCGTGTACAACAAGCTCGGGATGATCAGGTATCACGACAACAACAAGCCGAACAACTACAGCTTCAAAAAGCCGAGATAGCTGAGATGAAGGAGAAAGCTCGCCTCTGCAAGCTTCAACTAcagaaggagaagcgtgTTGAGCGTGAGAGACTCCGGGAGGAGCGGAGGAAGGTAGCTGCTGCAAAACTGGCTGAGAAACAACACCAGAAGCCCCTCAACAACGCCAGAAAAGTTATACAATTGCCCCAAAAGGGTAAGCGCAAAGCTTCACAACCTCATAAACCAGCTACAAAGCGTCAAAAGCGTGTTGGGGTTGCTCCAGCTGTGGTAGGAGTCGCAAGCGTTGCACCAGCTACCCCAGCGCGTAGTCGCCGTTCACGACCAATCCAGCCCACAAAAAAATTATTTGACTAGCGCAAGACTTTCCCAGGCCTGTATATAGTATTAATTATTATTTACGCAATTTTATCACGACTAGTGGGGGCTCTACAAGTCCATCTTTTTGAGTATATTGAGTTGTTGGGGTGCTCAACTGGCGTTGGTGATCATCTGGTGACCGTGCACTGTAAGCCCGCGCCCTGTTCCCCACAAAAACACCCATCCGGATACCACCACCCGATCATACACAAAGAAAAATTGCAGCATAAAACCAGGGTTGACAATCCCTCCACCCAACTCCATATATCCAGTATCGGAGTAGCCGTGTTCGCAGGGCAACCTCGCCCCAAAAGCAGCTTAGCCCCGTAACGCTAGCACGGGCCGCCTACCACACCCAAACCCCGGACACGATGCTCCAGAAACGCGCTTCCCAGACACGCTGCGTCTGAAGGCCCTATATCGCGAGCTGGTTATGGACTGGTGCGACGAATGACAGATGTAGCGCATGTCGCGTTAGAAGGGACGGGTTCCTGCCACTAGACCTAGCTGGGCGAGCTGCGACGCGAGCGGGTGGGTTTGACAGCTTGGGATCCCTGCGCGTGAAGGGAAAGGATTTGGATAACGGGGCATCTGTGTGTACGAGGTGAGCTGAGCTGATGTTCGCAGGAGGTGTCATGCTGGGCGGGAGCTTGGCTTTGAGGAA from Pyrenophora tritici-repentis strain M4 chromosome 1, whole genome shotgun sequence encodes the following:
- a CDS encoding MhpC, hydrolase or acyltransferase (alpha-beta hydrolase superfamily): MAPHIPFLSRLHIREYIALFLSICLIGLESFIALITLALPTPIIKLCYRLTRRLFNHLSSPSSKRSRDKKKGVWSSIANASDFTELCELYGYYCEEHIVQTGDGYLLGLHRLGWRQGEEDVRVNSGDKGKSVKKKVVYLHHGLMMNSEVWVCLTDKERCLPFELVERGYDVWLGNNRGNKYSKKSIHHPPTSSAFWNFSMDQFAFHDIPDSISYILETTHQPSLSYIGFSQGTAQAFATLSIHPTLNEKVDVFIALAPAMSPKGVASGIVDSFVKASPDILYLAFGRKTILPSATMWQSILYPPIFVRMIDSSLRFLFNWTAVNITAEQKLAAYPHLYSYSSTKSVVHWFQIIRNGTFQMYDDEAPNPIISNRSKYYKVAKFPTKNIKTPIVLVYGGSDSLVDIAVMLKELPPHTIAKEIPHYEHLDFLWAESVNTLVFPHVFEALDEFASSDTPEGQKERRWRSPGRPRSLLPPGPDNEDDDGGDESATGPPVFRARKISQNRRPMSYSGTPRDDNFATRPSPSNRMSYPSYQPPTEEKPSPSRGRVMSPPPVNRISSISFGSPSATGGDSQITAQTTTSRPEGWWSSDEVAGTDPSYPTTPANPSPARRRSSFNSHESAKSMTGKFGATGITLGAGKAISAVSPGEGRGEGSGGKNDRERLIENDRKHRRNVLRKKPPVTT